CGGCGAATGCACGTCAACGTAGTGCGCGACGTCAGCAATGGCCACCAGCAGACGCCAACCCTTGCCGGATGGCTCGCAATAGACCGCATCATCAAAGTCCCGGGCATCAGCGCCGTCAATGGTGAGCAGCGGAATATCGCGCAAATCCTCGCGGCCCTTCTTGGCAGCTGCGGGTACGCTGCTGCCAAACTTCCCGGCCTGATCGGTAACGTTTTTCGGCCACACGTTCGGGATGCTGTGTGCGTGAATAGCAAGATCGGTGGCGATCCCCTTTTTGTCGGGCGCGCCGAGGACACGGACGACTCGTCCCGTTGCCTGTTCGTTGCCACTCGGGTAATCCAGAATTTCGGCAACCACGATCTGGCCATGTTTCGCCGAACCGTCTTCGCCCGCGGGAACGAGAATACGATGGGCGATCTTCGGGTTGTCGGGAATGACGATTCCGATTCCCCGCTCGCGTATAAACTGACCCGCCGTTTCGCGAAAGCCGCGCTCGAGCACTTCGACTACCCGGCCTTCCTCGCGGCCGCGTCGGTCCTTGCCGGTAACTTTGACCACAGCCCGGTCGCCGTCGAACAATCGTTGCATTTCGCGCGCGGACAAGTACACGTCGTCCGCGCCATCGTCTCGCCGCATGAAGCCGAAGCCGTCTGCGTGGCCGATAACGGTGCCCGCAACCAATTGCAGTTTCTCGGTGAGGCAGTACTCACCACGACGGTTCTCGATGATCTGGCCAGCCCGTACCATTTTGTCCAGTTTTTCGACCAACAGCGCACGCATGCGCTGCCCTTTCAGGTTGAAGTCTTTGAGAATCGCATCGGCCGGGCGCGGCTTGCCAACCTCCCGGAGATACTCCAGCACGGCATTGCGGTCCGGCAAAGGATGCTGGTACTTCTTGCCTCCCTTGGCGTCATCATTGGTCTTGGCTTTTTTGGACAATCGTCGCTGCTCCTTGTAGCTGATTGGCAATTGACAGGATACGGGAGGTTTGAGTACAGTGCGCCCCCCGCAATGGGCGCAATTGTACGCGTCCCGCCTGCAGAGGTGGCGGAATTGGTGGACACGCCGGCTTCAGGGGCTGGTGGGCCAAGTAACAAGTGATGAATACTCACCGAAGAATCACGCGGTTACAAAGCCAGGTCGACCACGGTCTGTACGGCCAACATGGGTTTTGTAGCACCCGTGGTTTGACAGTAAGATTGAAAATCCTGATTGGATAGAGAATTGCCCAGGTGGCGGAATTGGTAGACGCGCCAGCTTCAGGTGCTGGTTATCGCAAGGTAGTGGAGGTTCAAGTCCTCTCCTGGGCACCATTCAAATAGTCGCAGGTCATTCAGACGGCGACAGCAACACTGCAGAACCCAGTCGTTCGTACGTATCGTTACGCAGCCCAATCAAGACTGCCTCACCGTTATCAGCGACCCGAAGCTCGCCGAATCGCGCCCTCTCATAGACCTCCCACTGCCCTTCCTCGAAGAAGAAGGCGTCGCTTGCCAAGCGGACTGACTCGCCCCGCAGCCGGAACCTGAGCAACCGTTGCGTATCAGCCAATGCCTGGCCGTCGTAAATGGCCACAAAGCCGGCTTCACCACTTTCGGCCAACTCGACGACAATCAAACCATCCCTAATGTCAGCGTCTCGTGCTTTCCCGGCCACCGTCTCGGCCAGCGTATAACGCAGAGCCATATAGTCGCCCTGTAACAACGAGCGCGGGTCACGCGGAGCAATTCGCAACAAAACGGTCGAGCCGTCTGCGATGATTGCTTCTTTCTTGCTGATCTCCAGATTAATGGCCCCGACGATAACAATAGCGGTCCCCGCGAGCACGGCGGTGCGTATCTTGTTCAATCGTTTGTCGATTGCCTCACGCATTCTGTCGGCCTCCCTGATCGTTGCCAGCCAAGATCCTTAGCACCAACCATCGAGCCAGCAAGATACTCACTCCGGTAGCAACCAGGGTCATCGACTTCGTTCTGAGTGTCACCTCAATGCCGTAGAAATACGTCGCCAGAAACACAACAAAAAACGCAATGCCTGCACCCATTAACGCCTTATGACCATTTGCCACCCCGAGCGTGACCACAATCAGGGCAAGTATCAGCCCGGGCGCAAACCAGCTGGCGCCAATGACGGCAAACATGAGTAGTGTGATCACAAGGCGACTCGCTCGGTTGATCGAGTCAGCAAGACTCGCTCCAATTTTTGCGCCAACTCCCAGAAATATCGCACCAAACAATACGGTCGAAAGCCACGGCCGCGGGTAGATCTGAGGTTCGATGGTGCCCAGCTCCGGGAGTATGTACACCGTCGATAAAAGCAATACGCCGAATGCGCTGAGCA
The DNA window shown above is from Woeseia oceani and carries:
- a CDS encoding GDYXXLXY domain-containing protein, whose product is MREAIDKRLNKIRTAVLAGTAIVIVGAINLEISKKEAIIADGSTVLLRIAPRDPRSLLQGDYMALRYTLAETVAGKARDADIRDGLIVVELAESGEAGFVAIYDGQALADTQRLLRFRLRGESVRLASDAFFFEEGQWEVYERARFGELRVADNGEAVLIGLRNDTYERLGSAVLLSPSE